The DNA sequence TGCGTAGGCTTATGCGGGCCAAGACCCACGTAATCGGCCCCCGCGTCATGAGCCGCCAGTATATCTTCCAGCGTATGCGCCGATCCGCCGATGGTCTTATCGTCCCCAAGCAGCCTGCGGGCTTCCTTAACCGGCATATCGCCGCGTTCCAGGTGGACCCCCTGGGCTTCGGCAAGCTCCAGGCAGATCTCCACTGAAGAGCAGATGATCAGGGTGGTACCCCAGTCATCGCAAATCGCTTCCAGGCCGGCGGCTTCTTCCAGCCAGGCGGTTTTATCTGTTTTGTTTTTACTCCGGTACTGGATCCATTTTGCCCCGGCCTCGCAGGCGGCGGTGGCCAGTTCCAGGTGTGAAAAGCCAGGCACGTCCTGCGTCAGATAATGAAAACGGGAAATATACTTTTTCATTTTGATGTCGATTTGTGGTGCAATGTAAGAACAACCATTAAAATTTAAGGGACAAACCTGCCAGGAAATGAACGCCAGCCTGGGGGAAATAGAAGTTTTCCCGCGTAGTTTCACCTCCGCTGATATACCCGTAGGTATAACCGTTGGACTCGTATTCCGTGTCAAAAATGTTATTGACGAGCAAGGTTGCTCTGAGTTCTTTAAAACCTTTCACCGGGAAGCTGTAAGCGGCCCGGATGTCATTGACGAACCAGGGGTCAAGGCGCCTGCTTTCGCTGGAAGTATTATCAAGGTATTGCTTCCCTACGTATTTACTCATGAACGCCGCTGAAAAGCGGGGGAAGGGCTGGTAAACCAGTTCGCTGCCGGCAATAATGCCCGGTGAAAACGCAATATCCGTTTCTTTATACGTTTCCGCTTCCTGCGCCCCGGAATCGTAATTGTCCAGGTACTCAGTGAATTCCCGGATCTTGTTTATGCTGAAGGTTGCATTGGCCGTCCAGCTTACTTTATCATGAATGCGGACGGAGCCGTAGAGTTCCAGGCCGGTCCGGTAGCTCCTGGGAATATTCACGCGGGTATAAGATCCTACGTCGTTGATCTTTCCCGTCAGGATCAGCTGGTCACGATAACTCATGAGGTAATAATTCAGGCCGAAGCTTCCGTTTTTGAAACGGCCGTTCCAGCCGGCTTCCAGGTCGTACAGGCGTTCGGGGCTTGGCCGGCTGCCCGGCGTGGATTCGGTATAGTCATCCCGGTTAGGCTCTTTGTTAGCCATGCTGAAGGAGGCATAGAGCCGCTGCTGCGCGTTCAGCCGGAAGCTCAGCCCCGCTTTCGGGTTAAAAAAGTCCAGGCTTACATCCTGTTGTACATTCTTTCCGTTGCGGTCAAAGCCCAGGAAGGAATAAAAAACCCGCCGGTATTGAATATCGGCAAAAATGCTCAGTTGTTCCGTGAGAGAATGTTCCAGCTTTCCATATACATTAAAGTCGGTCTTAAATGCATCATTATCATAGTACCGCTCGTCCTTGAAGCTCCCTGATGCGAATTGCGCCCAGGTGATCTCCCCGAAGTGATTGCCACGGTACTCGTTGTATGCTCCACCCAGCGTAAAAGTGCTTCGCTCAGTGGGCTCATAATTCAGGGAATAGGTAACTCCGTAAAAGGTGTTATCCAGCCAGCGGCGTCTTACCAGGTCGGTTGTGCGGATGGTATCGCCCCCTGTTATTATATTTTCCAGCCCGTAATCCGCGAAGTCCTGCCCGGCTTGGAGTTCCTCGTAGTAGCCCTTGCCTTTCGTCAGGTGCAGCCCCAGGTTGGCGTTCAATTCCCTTGCAAACTGATGCGAAT is a window from the Anseongella ginsenosidimutans genome containing:
- a CDS encoding TonB-dependent receptor, translated to MKTIFVILMTLISSACAFGQHVLNGVIRDKISGAPLPGATIRLQNTFMSTQADASGHFQFTNLQQGSYILQITFIGYATAELPVSLPQSESLEIALEPKTYLTEEVIVTATRASANSATAFSNISKEYLEKQNLGQDLPYLLNMSPSVVVSSDAGNGVGYTGIRIRGSDNTRVNLTINGIPLNDAESQGTFLVNLPDFASSVDNLQIQRGVGTSTNGAGAFGGSINIQTTKAAVEPYASVDNSYGSFNTLKNTVSVGTGLINKAFSFNGRLSRISSDGFVDRAASQLHSFFLNGTYQGKKDLLSFNVFSGKEETYQAWNGIPEARLRGDHEGMEDFIARNGLNDSEADLLLNSGSRTYNQFTYKDQTDNYQQDHYQALYSHQFARELNANLGLHLTKGKGYYEELQAGQDFADYGLENIITGGDTIRTTDLVRRRWLDNTFYGVTYSLNYEPTERSTFTLGGAYNEYRGNHFGEITWAQFASGSFKDERYYDNDAFKTDFNVYGKLEHSLTEQLSIFADIQYRRVFYSFLGFDRNGKNVQQDVSLDFFNPKAGLSFRLNAQQRLYASFSMANKEPNRDDYTESTPGSRPSPERLYDLEAGWNGRFKNGSFGLNYYLMSYRDQLILTGKINDVGSYTRVNIPRSYRTGLELYGSVRIHDKVSWTANATFSINKIREFTEYLDNYDSGAQEAETYKETDIAFSPGIIAGSELVYQPFPRFSAAFMSKYVGKQYLDNTSSESRRLDPWFVNDIRAAYSFPVKGFKELRATLLVNNIFDTEYESNGYTYGYISGGETTRENFYFPQAGVHFLAGLSLKF
- a CDS encoding thiamine phosphate synthase; amino-acid sequence: MKKYISRFHYLTQDVPGFSHLELATAACEAGAKWIQYRSKNKTDKTAWLEEAAGLEAICDDWGTTLIICSSVEICLELAEAQGVHLERGDMPVKEARRLLGDDKTIGGSAHTLEDILAAHDAGADYVGLGPHKPTQTIRHSNDFLGAADYLRIAEELQKRNVDIPVIAAGGIKIGDVDGLMKTGIAGVAVSSAVNLSENPGAAYREFYKKLS